One Thalassotalea atypica DNA window includes the following coding sequences:
- the ribH gene encoding 6,7-dimethyl-8-ribityllumazine synthase has translation MNVIEGNFEAKGKKFAIVVSRFNDFVVNALLEGAIDTLKRHGNVNDEDITVVKVPGAYELPLAAQRVAAKNEFDAIIALGAVIRGGTPHFDFVAGECNKGLAQVSLSASIPVSFGVITTDSIEQAIERAGTKMGNKGGEAALGALEMVNVLEQI, from the coding sequence ATGAACGTAATTGAAGGTAATTTTGAAGCAAAGGGCAAGAAGTTTGCTATCGTTGTTTCTCGTTTTAATGATTTTGTTGTTAACGCTTTATTAGAAGGCGCGATTGATACGTTAAAGCGTCACGGTAATGTCAATGATGAAGATATCACTGTTGTTAAAGTACCTGGTGCGTATGAATTACCATTAGCGGCACAGCGTGTTGCAGCTAAAAATGAATTTGATGCCATTATTGCGTTAGGTGCGGTTATCCGTGGGGGTACACCTCATTTCGATTTTGTTGCTGGCGAGTGTAATAAAGGCTTAGCACAAGTTTCATTATCAGCATCTATTCCGGTATCTTTTGGTGTTATTACCACTGACTCTATTGAGCAAGCGATTGAACGTGCAGGCACTAAGATGGGTAACAAAGGTGGTGAAGCAGCGTTAGGTGCTTTAGAGATGGTTAACGTGTTAGAACAAATTTAA
- a CDS encoding putative Ig domain-containing protein, whose product MKRNYAIRIFQLVLIGVLSLFSLLTSASEISIEKLDLNKAESNHRNDSYPDGFTVLQDKLYFLATGTFDGKYYQRALVSYQKETDTVSFIKAIDDHSGSNRFTLSAIGNLLFYSEQGSLWSYNLADDKHTKLMTHDDPYTDVNEPQEFQGKLYFATTNRNYMENSTSALWVFDPDKNIIEKVLALRVAQLLTFNGALYISVVVDDSNFEVWRLNNQAQLSNVFTVKAQLTYSGYGYRNSAVPIKLIPFQNKLLYNFEDQLYQLNTNDFTAIKLTDNIEVRNYKEFNGLLYFSGKNLDVGVELYTYNPQTKQVKLVFDFTSRHYDWEVGIGSSFPHQFTIFNNKLYFWIYFASGYSSDKELWVYDPQTEITERVALSAYMTQGKGTLAIYQNELYFRGDIIEREHEGAYGGYDQELFRINTESNIELVKDIAKSNASSFPSNFISNKDNLYFLATEDNEDYLWQYDFFSGEVRSLHAIEFSIYGYHRKLFQFNDFLYGIGAKYSDGVSNVVVQQFSLDSTENNEVKEIAELKEHYLKINTLTQVDKVITFSTSKANGDDNNTSNFYLFDLETLQLTKLDLTFELSGYSGVTNVIYHDDTLYIALEDEQTALALYEYRISTGELHTIISTPSPTPPVARLHDLMIFQDKLYFTSTKYGLEFWSYDPQTKVLEKVSITDSEFESENHTSWLPLNASEALFSDKITLLSRGVDYSPEDNSPIYTYTLWQYHAEANDLVPIELPIPYEQLHSAYVTSDKLYIHSSEGVIEIDDSLQASLIPEIKSCTPMIKDENYLICASALEKENIQIGSELLIAKISGAAAEIKGDSTNDIQVGDQYNFKPTVLEYENAILSFTIENKPSWATFDTVTGELSGMPATADIGEYKEIQLSVNNGAYTSYLTPFEITVTAKPETPPIEMPPIKEETSNSSGGSLNIILLLLLASCMIKRKHLMHKQSTALNKSR is encoded by the coding sequence TTGAAAAGGAATTACGCTATCAGAATTTTCCAACTAGTCCTCATTGGGGTTTTATCTTTATTTTCGTTATTAACATCAGCATCTGAAATATCGATTGAAAAGTTAGACCTCAATAAGGCTGAATCAAACCATAGAAATGACAGCTATCCCGACGGTTTTACCGTACTTCAAGATAAACTCTATTTTTTAGCCACCGGTACATTTGACGGCAAATATTATCAAAGAGCTTTAGTGTCTTATCAAAAAGAAACTGACACAGTGTCCTTTATTAAAGCAATTGATGACCACTCCGGAAGCAACCGATTCACGTTAAGCGCGATAGGTAACCTCCTGTTTTATAGCGAACAAGGGAGTCTGTGGAGTTACAACCTTGCCGACGATAAACACACTAAGCTAATGACTCATGATGACCCGTATACCGATGTGAATGAGCCACAAGAATTCCAAGGGAAGTTATATTTTGCTACAACCAATCGCAATTACATGGAAAATAGCACTTCAGCATTATGGGTTTTTGATCCTGACAAAAATATTATTGAAAAGGTACTAGCACTTCGTGTTGCACAACTACTCACTTTTAATGGTGCGTTATATATTTCTGTCGTAGTCGATGATAGTAACTTTGAGGTTTGGCGACTTAACAACCAAGCACAATTGAGCAATGTATTTACCGTTAAAGCGCAGCTTACTTATTCCGGATATGGTTATAGAAATTCTGCTGTCCCAATAAAGCTCATCCCATTCCAGAATAAACTCCTTTATAATTTTGAAGACCAGCTTTATCAATTAAACACAAACGATTTTACCGCAATCAAGTTGACTGATAATATAGAAGTTAGAAACTATAAAGAATTTAACGGCTTACTGTATTTCTCAGGTAAAAACCTCGATGTAGGCGTAGAGTTATACACCTACAACCCACAAACAAAGCAAGTCAAGCTAGTATTTGACTTTACCTCTCGTCATTATGATTGGGAAGTAGGCATAGGCTCCTCTTTTCCTCACCAATTCACCATTTTTAATAATAAGCTTTATTTTTGGATTTATTTTGCATCCGGCTACTCATCAGACAAAGAATTATGGGTATATGATCCACAAACCGAAATTACTGAACGAGTGGCGTTAAGCGCTTATATGACTCAAGGTAAAGGCACATTAGCCATTTATCAAAATGAGCTGTATTTTAGAGGAGATATCATCGAACGAGAACATGAAGGCGCATATGGAGGATATGACCAAGAACTTTTTCGTATCAACACAGAAAGTAACATAGAACTAGTCAAAGACATAGCAAAAAGCAATGCAAGTTCATTCCCATCAAACTTTATCAGCAACAAAGATAATCTTTATTTTCTAGCGACAGAAGACAACGAGGACTACCTTTGGCAATATGATTTTTTTAGTGGTGAAGTAAGATCATTGCACGCCATTGAGTTCTCTATTTACGGCTACCACCGTAAACTTTTCCAATTTAATGACTTTCTATACGGAATAGGAGCTAAATATTCTGATGGCGTGAGTAACGTTGTTGTTCAACAATTTAGCTTAGATAGCACAGAGAACAATGAAGTTAAAGAGATAGCGGAGCTTAAAGAGCATTATTTAAAAATTAATACTTTAACGCAAGTAGATAAGGTCATAACATTTAGTACCAGTAAAGCAAATGGCGATGACAACAACACGTCAAACTTCTACCTATTTGACTTAGAAACGCTTCAACTGACAAAATTAGATCTAACATTTGAGCTATCTGGTTATTCAGGAGTTACTAATGTTATTTACCATGACGACACCCTTTACATTGCACTCGAAGATGAACAAACAGCGCTGGCTTTATACGAATATAGAATATCTACGGGTGAGCTACACACGATTATATCAACTCCATCACCAACCCCGCCGGTAGCGCGACTACACGATTTAATGATATTCCAAGATAAGCTGTATTTTACTTCGACAAAATATGGACTGGAGTTTTGGTCATATGATCCTCAGACAAAAGTGCTAGAAAAAGTCTCGATAACCGATTCTGAGTTCGAGTCAGAAAACCATACCTCTTGGTTACCATTAAATGCTAGCGAGGCCTTATTTAGTGACAAGATCACCTTATTATCTCGTGGCGTAGATTACTCACCAGAGGACAATAGCCCAATCTATACTTACACATTATGGCAATATCACGCTGAAGCAAATGACTTGGTGCCAATTGAATTACCCATACCTTATGAGCAATTACATTCAGCCTATGTTACATCTGACAAACTTTATATTCATTCCTCTGAAGGAGTCATTGAAATTGATGACTCATTACAAGCATCTCTAATACCAGAAATCAAAAGTTGTACACCAATGATCAAAGATGAAAATTATTTAATCTGCGCAAGTGCACTTGAAAAAGAAAATATTCAAATCGGAAGCGAATTACTCATAGCAAAAATTTCTGGCGCAGCAGCTGAAATTAAGGGCGACAGTACAAACGATATTCAAGTCGGTGATCAGTATAACTTTAAACCTACCGTGCTTGAATATGAGAATGCAATCCTTTCATTTACTATTGAAAATAAACCAAGCTGGGCAACGTTTGATACCGTTACTGGAGAGCTCAGCGGAATGCCAGCTACTGCTGATATCGGTGAATATAAAGAGATACAACTATCAGTGAACAATGGCGCTTATACTAGCTATCTAACACCTTTCGAAATAACCGTAACCGCTAAGCCAGAGACGCCTCCTATTGAAATGCCTCCTATTAAGGAAGAAACAAGCAATAGTAGCGGGGGGAGTTTGAATATAATTCTTTTGCTGCTTCTTGCTAGCTGTATGATAAAACGGAAACACTTAATGCATAAACAAAGTACGGCACTGAATAAATCGCGATGA
- a CDS encoding DUF6170 family protein, whose amino-acid sequence MIFSSNQIEELKDYSIKERQEILALAMQKLTVPQKLMLNLIKLGLLIPPFIYLARQDWGMLVLTVIISLVAYLLVMKPASLSFCKAHIKQALKQFSKSIE is encoded by the coding sequence ATGATTTTTTCATCTAATCAAATTGAAGAACTGAAAGATTACAGCATCAAAGAACGACAAGAGATTCTCGCTCTTGCGATGCAGAAGCTCACAGTACCACAAAAGCTAATGCTTAACTTAATCAAACTTGGCTTGTTAATCCCACCTTTTATTTATTTGGCAAGACAGGATTGGGGCATGTTGGTTTTGACAGTGATAATTTCTTTAGTAGCATACTTGCTTGTAATGAAGCCGGCTTCATTGAGCTTTTGTAAGGCTCATATTAAGCAGGCTTTAAAGCAATTCTCGAAATCTATTGAATAA
- a CDS encoding beta-N-acetylhexosaminidase, translated as MNKLICTLLVLTCLIGCNSDDSANTAFIIPQPTNVELTSGTYLIKNDVKIVLESGDEQTLVIADQLSDFIKAQLAVNIYINEEPPGDDYSSIVLRKESSGNVTEPEAYTLAINNEEISITANENHGLFNGIQSLKQLIFTQQKDNEIPQLVVTDQPTFSYRGMMLDVSRHFFSVEEVKRFIDLMALYKLNKFHWHLTDDQGWRIEIKQYPLLTDIGSYRFESMLEKNYEPYIGDGIPHSGFYTQEQIKEVVAYAAERFVEVIPEIEMPGHAMAALAAYPELGCFDINYQVSTSWWESFGVMCPKESTFEIVEHILDEVIILFPSKYVHIGGDEVAINTWQQSNLAQQVIQEHNLKDEHALQGYFFDRVSQYLVTKGKQAIGWDEVLEKNIQSQPTVMIWRDLDLLAKAQEQNTSVILTPGLYTYFDYYQGNSETEPLAQCCFLPVEEVYKMPVDYSADYNVDILGGQGQLWSAFIKTESRLQYMALPRMPALAEVLWSTQSQKDFAHFKDKMKAHEVYLSNKEINYRVIQ; from the coding sequence GTGAATAAGTTGATTTGCACATTATTGGTTTTGACCTGCCTGATCGGTTGCAATAGCGATGATAGCGCGAATACCGCATTTATTATTCCTCAACCAACTAATGTAGAGCTAACATCGGGTACATATCTAATTAAGAATGATGTGAAAATAGTGCTAGAAAGCGGTGATGAACAGACTCTAGTTATTGCTGATCAATTAAGTGACTTTATCAAGGCGCAGCTTGCAGTCAACATCTACATAAATGAAGAGCCGCCAGGAGATGATTATTCTTCTATCGTACTCAGGAAAGAAAGCTCAGGTAATGTTACCGAACCTGAAGCTTATACTCTTGCTATAAACAACGAGGAAATTAGTATAACGGCCAATGAAAATCACGGTTTGTTTAATGGCATTCAATCATTAAAACAGCTTATTTTTACTCAGCAGAAAGATAATGAAATTCCTCAGTTGGTTGTGACTGATCAACCTACATTTAGCTACCGAGGTATGATGCTGGATGTTAGCCGACATTTTTTCTCCGTGGAAGAAGTTAAACGCTTTATAGATCTAATGGCGTTGTACAAGCTAAATAAGTTCCATTGGCATTTAACGGATGATCAGGGGTGGCGAATTGAAATAAAGCAATATCCTTTACTAACTGATATTGGCTCATATCGTTTTGAGAGTATGTTAGAAAAAAACTATGAACCTTATATCGGCGACGGTATACCCCATAGTGGCTTTTATACACAGGAACAAATAAAAGAGGTTGTCGCTTATGCTGCTGAACGGTTTGTTGAGGTAATTCCTGAAATAGAAATGCCAGGCCATGCAATGGCTGCTTTAGCGGCTTACCCTGAACTAGGGTGTTTTGATATCAATTACCAGGTATCAACTTCTTGGTGGGAATCTTTTGGGGTTATGTGCCCGAAAGAAAGTACCTTTGAGATAGTTGAACATATCCTCGATGAAGTGATTATATTATTCCCAAGTAAATATGTCCATATAGGCGGGGATGAAGTTGCTATCAATACTTGGCAGCAAAGCAATCTTGCTCAGCAGGTTATACAAGAGCATAACCTAAAAGATGAACATGCCTTACAAGGCTATTTTTTTGACAGAGTGAGTCAATACTTGGTGACTAAAGGTAAGCAAGCTATAGGTTGGGACGAAGTGTTGGAAAAAAATATTCAATCACAGCCTACCGTAATGATATGGCGCGATTTGGACTTACTCGCTAAAGCGCAAGAGCAGAATACCTCGGTTATATTAACCCCTGGCCTTTATACTTATTTTGATTATTATCAGGGAAACAGTGAAACAGAGCCATTAGCTCAATGTTGCTTTTTACCTGTGGAAGAAGTGTACAAAATGCCTGTGGATTATTCAGCCGATTACAATGTTGATATTTTAGGTGGGCAAGGGCAGCTTTGGTCAGCTTTTATAAAAACAGAGTCCCGACTTCAGTATATGGCTTTACCTAGAATGCCGGCTCTTGCTGAAGTCCTTTGGAGCACTCAGTCACAGAAAGACTTTGCTCATTTCAAAGATAAAATGAAGGCTCACGAAGTTTATTTATCAAACAAGGAAATAAATTATAGAGTTATTCAATAG